In Gadus chalcogrammus isolate NIFS_2021 chromosome 13, NIFS_Gcha_1.0, whole genome shotgun sequence, a single genomic region encodes these proteins:
- the LOC130402414 gene encoding uncharacterized protein LOC130402414, with product MAGSLGVLDIERVVIAAVRAALQGVAPPVQSTSATVSTPAVPSASGTSNFATTVTSLRSAPLPSIPRRNRAQSGYLRRRNVKTYTKDVVCLTFSPGVSVFIIPRGETRTRLATAGLVGKIYFSTEWSEDQVRAEITAIFSGAFGLSEHQSLPFQFLSTIKGCKKLMIPKVTSNFPWGGKEVASVCSSTCLYIMAEMEVPAKNWCVELSDDSDFESPVVQRRRDE from the exons ATGGCCGGTTCTCTGGGAGTCCTGGACATCGAACGGGTGGTTATTGCAGCTGTACGGGCTGCACTCCAGGGTGTAGCTCCCCCGGTCCAGTCCACATCAGCAACG GTTTCAACACCAGCGGTGCCCAGTGCCTCAGGCACTTCCAACTTTGCCACCACCGTCACATCACTGAGATCA GCTCCACTGCCATCCATCCCTCGACGTAATCGGGCTCAATCGGGATACTTGAGACGAAGGAATGTCAAAACATACACGAAGGATGTTGTATGTTTAACTTTTTCACCGGGGGTATCGGTCTTCATTATACCCAGAGGAGAAACTCGGACCAGGTTAGCTACGGCTGGCCTTGTTGGAAAAATTTATTTTTCCACAGAATGGTCTGAAGACCAAGTGAGAGCTGAAATAACAGCTATCTTCAGTGGAGCATTTGGCTTATCAGAGCACCAGTCACTTCCATTTCAGTTTTTGAGCACCATCAAGGGGTGTAAAAAACTGATGATACCGAAGGTCACCTCCAATTTCCCCTGGGGTGGTAAAGAAGTTGCCTCCGTCTGTTCCAGCACATGCCTGTATATTATGGCAGAAATGGAAGTTCCTGCAAAG AACTGGTGTGTGGAGCTGTCTGATGACAGTGATTTTGAAAGCCCGGTTGTACAACGAAGGAGagatgagtaa